TGCTGACAGCTTCACAAACCCCAATAGTACAATCTACAGCAACTGCCACACAAACTCGCCCGAAACAAATCCGACTCCCCATGCCAGTCGAAGCCAAAGAGCGCTATTTAGAAGTGCGGGAGGTGGGCACTCATCAGGTAATTACTGCGATCGAGGTGCTATCGCCCAAAAATAAGCGCAAAGGCGAAGGGCGAACTGTATACGAGAAAAAACGACAGCGAGTGCTGGGCAGTTCCTCTAACTTGGTTGAAATCGATTTACTCCGAGAAAATATACCCATGCCGATGATTGGGGTAGAGGAAACGAGCGATTATCGGATCGTAGTGAGCCGAGCCACAATGCGTCCAATAGCAGATTTATATCAATTTCAATTGAGAGAACCTATTCCTAAATTCTCACTACCTCTCAAACTTGAAGATCCAGAATTAACGGTTGATTTACAAACCATTTTACTGGGCGTTTACGATCGCGGCAGTTACCAATTTCGGATTGATGATCGCCAGCCCGTTCCCGGGCCAAAACTATCGGAAGCAGATCGACAGTGGGTAGATACGTTACTTGCTCCCATTCGAGGTGAGTGAAGGCAAAACAACTTTAGGGAAAGAATAAAAATGGATAATTCTGATAATTCTAATTCTATAGATGCGATCGCAATTATTGGCATGGCTGGGCGTTTTCCCGGCGCTAAAAACGTTGATGAATTTTGGCAAAATATTCGAGATGGCGTAGAATCTATTTCGTTCTTTTCTGAAGAAGAATTGCGCTCTTTAGGCATTGACGAATCAGTAGTGCGCGATCCCCGTTATGTAAAAGCCAAAGGATCGTTAGACGATATTGAATTATTTGATGCTTCATTCTTTGGCTTTAATCCAAGAGAAGCGGAAATCACCGATCCGCAACATCGCTTTTTCTTAGAATCGGCTTGGGAAGCTTTAGAAAGTGCTGGCTACAACCCCGATACTTACGAAGGTTCGATCGGCGTTTACGGAGGTGCGGGGAGTTTCAATACTTATTTTTTGAATAACCTTTATCCCAACCGCCATCTCAGAGAATCTCTAGGAGATTACCCACTTGTTATCGCCAATGATAAAGATTTTCTAGCCACTCGCGTTGCTTACAAATTCAACTTGAAAGGGCCAAGCATTACCGTCCAAACTGCTTGTTCTACTTCCTTAGTTGCAATTAGCATGGCTTGCCAAAGTTTGCTGAATTATCAATGCGATATAGCTTTGGCTGGTGGTGTTGCGATCGGCGTTCCGCAGAAAACGGGATACTTTTATAAAGAAGGAATGATCCTTTCACCAGACGGACATTGTAGAGCTTTTGATGCAAAGGCGCAAGGGACTGTAAGCGGTAGTGGCGTGGGAATTGTGGTATTAAAAAGATTAGAGGATGCCATAGCCGATCGCGATTACATTCATGCCGTTATTAAAGGTTGGGCGATTAATAATGATGGTGCTTTAAAAGTTGGTTATACTGCTCCCAGTATCGAGGGTCAAGCGCAGGCGATCGCAGATGCTTTAGCACTAGCTGATGTTGCACCGGAAACCGTTAGCTATATAGAAGCTCACGGAACGGGAACACCCCTTGGCGATCCGATCGAAATAGCCGCACTCACCCAAGTTTTTGCACGAGAAACTAACAAAAAAGGCTTTTGTGCGATCGGTTCTGTCAAAACTAATATCGGACATTTAGATACGGCGGCTGGCGTGACTGGTTTAATTAAAACCGTTCAAACTCTCAAACATAAATTAATCCCACCCAGCTTGCATTTTACCCAACCAAATCCCCAAATTGATTTTGCTAACAGTCCTTTTTACGTTAATACCAAACTGACGGAATGGAAAGCAGACAAAACCCCCCGTCGTGCTGGAGTTAGTTCTTTTGGCATCGGCGGTACTAATGCTCATGTAGTGCTTGAGGAAGCACCTAATCTAGAAGAATCTAGCGAATCCAGACCAGCGCAACTGTTAGTCTTATCTGCCAAAACTAGTTCTGCATTAGATAAAGCAACTATCAATTTAGCCGACTATTTACAACAAAATACCGCTCTAAATCTGGCTGATGTTGCTTATACTTTGCAAGTTGGTAAGAAGCATTTTAACCATCGACGCATAATAGTTGGTAATGATATTGAAGATTGCGTCAATGCTCTGAAAAATCTCGATTCCAAACGAGTTTTTACTAGTTACCAAGAATCTAAAGATCGCCCTGTCATATTTATGTTTTCCGGGCAGGGTTCCCAGTACGTAAATATGGGATGGGAATTGTACCAAGTTGAAGCAACATTTCGCGAACAAATCGATTTATGTTCGGAAATTCTCAAACCTCATTTAGGAATGGATTTGCGCGATTTGCTTTATCCAAGTGAAGCCGAAGCAGCGGCAAATCAATTAAAACAAACTGCAATTACTCAGCCTGCACTGTTTGCGATCGAGTATGCTTTAGCTAAGTTGTGGATGTCTTGGGGCATCAATCCCGTCGCTGCGATCGGTCATAGCATCGGTGAATACGTAGCAGCTTGTTTGGCGGGTGTTTTCTCTTTAGAAGATGCCTTATTATTAGTCGCTTCACGAGGTCGATTAATGCAAACCATGCCCAAAGGTGCGATGCTTGCCGTCCCGCTTACAGAACAGCAAATCCAACCTTTTTTGAGCGATCGAATCGACTTGGCTGTAATTAACGGCGTATCTACAAGTGTGGTTTCAGGTGATAGCAATTCTCTAGAAGAATTGCAAAAAAAACTCACTGAAAAAGGCATTGAATGTCGCCCTTTGCACACTTCCCATGCCTTCCATTCATGGATGATGGAACCGATTTTAGAGCCATTCACAGAACTGGTCAAAAAAATTCAGTTAAAAGCGCCTCAAATTCCTTACATATCCAACGTTACTGGTACTTGGATTACCGCAACGGAAGCAACTGATCCGAGTTATTATGCTCGACATTTGCGGCAAACGGTACGCTTTGCAGAAGGCTTGCAACACTTATTAAAAGATCCGGATAAAATATTACTAGAAGTTGGCCCAGGGCGGACTTTGCATACTCTAGCCAAACAACATCCAGATAAATTATCCGAGCAAATTATCCTTTCTTCATTACGCCATCCCCAAGACCAACAATCAGATGAAAACTTCTTGCTTTCTACTTTAGGAAAACTTTGGTTAGCAGGAGTGCAAATAAATTGGCATAATTTTTATGCTGATGAGCAACGTTATCGCATTCCCTTGCCAACTTATCCCTTTGAAAGACAACGTTATTGGATTGAAGCACCTGGTATCGAGCAACCGATTAAAATCACTTCCCAAAATATCGAAGAAAGCCAACAAATAGATTCAACCTCATTACATTCTAGGCCAAATTTGGGTAATGTTTACGTTGCGCCAAGAGATGAAATAGAGCAAACTATTGCTCGGATTTTGCAAGATTTTCTGGGGATCGCCCAAGTAGGAATTTACGATGACTTTTTCGATTTAGGCGGAGATTCTTTACTAGCAGTTCAGCTAATCACTAAGTTAAATGAAAGTTTGGGCAAAAATTTGTCTACTCATAGTTTGTTGCAATCGCCAACTATTGCAGCATTAGCTGAATTAACTAAAGATAATATTGCTTTGCTAGAAGGTTATCAACAACTGCACTCAGATGATAATTCGTTGTTGGTAAAAATTCAGGGCGGTAGTTTAAAACATCCCTTTTTCCTCGTACATCCAGTAGGCGGTCACGTTTATATTTATCGAGATCTAGCTCGTTATTTAGGTGCGGATTTGCCTGTTTACGGCATACAAGCACCTGCTTCGGCTGAGGAAAAAGGCGCTTCGATGACAGTGGAAGAAATGGCAACTCGCTATATCAAAGCATTGCAGATTCGCCAACCTGAAGGCCCTTATTTTTTGGGCGGTTCTTCCTTTGGCGGTACTGTGGCTTTTGAAATGGCGCAACAACTGAACGTGCAAGGTGAAAAAGTAGCATTACTAACTTTAATAGATACTCCTGGCCCCGGTCAAATGCCTGTTTTATCAATGGAAGATGACACGGCAATTTTGGTTTATTTACTGGGTGTCGGGTTTAATCTTTCCCTTTCTTTGGATGTTCTCCAAAAGCTGACGCCAGATGAGCAACTTCTTTACTTTTTAGAACAAGTAAAAATTGCTAATAGAGTTGTACCTCCTGATTTTGGATTGGCTGAAATTCGCCAATTTATTCATTTGTTTAAAGTACACGCGCAAGCAATGCAAAATTACATACCTCGCACTTATGCGGGTCGAATTATCTTTTTCCGCGCTACCGAACAAAATGAAGTGAATGCTAAAAATCCGGAGTTACCTTGGATTGATGTAGCTAGCGGCGGTGTCGAGGTGCGAGAAGTGCCGGGAAATCATATTACGATGAATTATCCTCCTCACGTTCAGGTGATGGCTAAACAACTGAGAGTATACATCGATGAAGCAAGACATTTAATTTAGCATTAGGTAAGTTGTTGAGCTTTAGCCCAAAAAGCCCAACAACTTACTTTAATGTCCTGAAATGCAACAATGTACTTAAAAGTTATTTCTAATTTTTTAAGGAGAAACCATGAGTTTATATTCAGAAAATTCGTCAAATGAAGTGATATCTTCATCATCGGTTTTACTAGAAATGATGTATGGATATCAAATATCGCAAGGAATTTTTGTAGCGACTAAATTGGGCATACCGGATATTTTGCATGATGGTTCTAAAACTGCGGATGAACTTGCCGAAGCGATCGCAGTAGATGCTCGTAGCATTTATCATCTGATGCGGATGTTGGTAAGCGTTGGCGTGTTTTCGGTGGAAAGCGATCGCAAATTTAAATTAAATTCCCTCAGCCAACATCTTCTAACTGGTACTTCTGATTCTTTACGAGGTACTGTGATGGCTATGGGGGATGAATTGTATCGAGTTTGGGGGAATTTATTTCAGGCTATCAAGACGGGAGAAAATGCTTTTAATTCTACTTTTAAAATGAGTTTTTATAATTATTTACAGCAGAATTCCGAGTCATCTTTTAATTTCAATGAGTGGATGAAAGAAACAACGAGGGAGTGGCTGCTTCCGTTGCTGGAAGCTTATGATTTTTCGGCAGTTAAAACACTGGTGGATGTGGGAGGAGGCGTTGGAAGTCTGACGGCGGCTATTCTGAAGGCGAATCCGAAGATGCAGGCTATTTTGTTCGATCGCGA
The Leptolyngbyaceae cyanobacterium DNA segment above includes these coding regions:
- a CDS encoding beta-ketoacyl synthase N-terminal-like domain-containing protein, which encodes MDNSDNSNSIDAIAIIGMAGRFPGAKNVDEFWQNIRDGVESISFFSEEELRSLGIDESVVRDPRYVKAKGSLDDIELFDASFFGFNPREAEITDPQHRFFLESAWEALESAGYNPDTYEGSIGVYGGAGSFNTYFLNNLYPNRHLRESLGDYPLVIANDKDFLATRVAYKFNLKGPSITVQTACSTSLVAISMACQSLLNYQCDIALAGGVAIGVPQKTGYFYKEGMILSPDGHCRAFDAKAQGTVSGSGVGIVVLKRLEDAIADRDYIHAVIKGWAINNDGALKVGYTAPSIEGQAQAIADALALADVAPETVSYIEAHGTGTPLGDPIEIAALTQVFARETNKKGFCAIGSVKTNIGHLDTAAGVTGLIKTVQTLKHKLIPPSLHFTQPNPQIDFANSPFYVNTKLTEWKADKTPRRAGVSSFGIGGTNAHVVLEEAPNLEESSESRPAQLLVLSAKTSSALDKATINLADYLQQNTALNLADVAYTLQVGKKHFNHRRIIVGNDIEDCVNALKNLDSKRVFTSYQESKDRPVIFMFSGQGSQYVNMGWELYQVEATFREQIDLCSEILKPHLGMDLRDLLYPSEAEAAANQLKQTAITQPALFAIEYALAKLWMSWGINPVAAIGHSIGEYVAACLAGVFSLEDALLLVASRGRLMQTMPKGAMLAVPLTEQQIQPFLSDRIDLAVINGVSTSVVSGDSNSLEELQKKLTEKGIECRPLHTSHAFHSWMMEPILEPFTELVKKIQLKAPQIPYISNVTGTWITATEATDPSYYARHLRQTVRFAEGLQHLLKDPDKILLEVGPGRTLHTLAKQHPDKLSEQIILSSLRHPQDQQSDENFLLSTLGKLWLAGVQINWHNFYADEQRYRIPLPTYPFERQRYWIEAPGIEQPIKITSQNIEESQQIDSTSLHSRPNLGNVYVAPRDEIEQTIARILQDFLGIAQVGIYDDFFDLGGDSLLAVQLITKLNESLGKNLSTHSLLQSPTIAALAELTKDNIALLEGYQQLHSDDNSLLVKIQGGSLKHPFFLVHPVGGHVYIYRDLARYLGADLPVYGIQAPASAEEKGASMTVEEMATRYIKALQIRQPEGPYFLGGSSFGGTVAFEMAQQLNVQGEKVALLTLIDTPGPGQMPVLSMEDDTAILVYLLGVGFNLSLSLDVLQKLTPDEQLLYFLEQVKIANRVVPPDFGLAEIRQFIHLFKVHAQAMQNYIPRTYAGRIIFFRATEQNEVNAKNPELPWIDVASGGVEVREVPGNHITMNYPPHVQVMAKQLRVYIDEARHLI
- a CDS encoding DUF4058 family protein: MDNSDNSNSIDAIAMSSPFPGMNPYLELPALWHEFHNRLIVAISDALTPYLQPKYYVAVETRTYLDDDPELLVGIPDAIVLTASQTPIVQSTATATQTRPKQIRLPMPVEAKERYLEVREVGTHQVITAIEVLSPKNKRKGEGRTVYEKKRQRVLGSSSNLVEIDLLRENIPMPMIGVEETSDYRIVVSRATMRPIADLYQFQLREPIPKFSLPLKLEDPELTVDLQTILLGVYDRGSYQFRIDDRQPVPGPKLSEADRQWVDTLLAPIRGE
- a CDS encoding methyltransferase; translated protein: MSLYSENSSNEVISSSSVLLEMMYGYQISQGIFVATKLGIPDILHDGSKTADELAEAIAVDARSIYHLMRMLVSVGVFSVESDRKFKLNSLSQHLLTGTSDSLRGTVMAMGDELYRVWGNLFQAIKTGENAFNSTFKMSFYNYLQQNSESSFNFNEWMKETTREWLLPLLEAYDFSAVKTLVDVGGGVGSLTAAILKANPKMQAILFDREDVVVDADRVLEVAGVADRCQIVGGNFFDSIPSGGDVYLLSRVLLNWDDTQAMKILQNCHRVMTSEDRLVVVDFMLPQNQKMSPFIGMGGLTLFLLGGNFMRTEDEFYNLLSAGGFKVYNTIETKGPVSAIEAKVGGVRDTE